Below is a window of Leuconostoc mesenteroides subsp. mesenteroides DNA.
TTTATCGGATTAGTTTGAAGATAATTTGGAGGAGATTTGTAGCAGTGCTTAGTAAAAAAGAAATAAGAAAAATGACCTTGGATAAACTAAAATTATATGATTACCATAGCAAGATTACTGAAGAAGAGCGATTACAGGCAATTCTGTTTTCTAAGGCATATTGGAATAACTCTAATTCAGTGGCTGTAACTATAAGTATGGAACACGAATTGAGTACTGATGTCATTATTCAGGAGGCATTGAGAAGCCATAAGAAAGTAGTAGTACCTAGGGTGAGTAGTGGAAAATTATTATGGTTTGACTATATAGAAAGTTTAATGAGTAAATCAAAATTCGGAATTCTAGAACCAACACAAGATGAAAATCAAGCACAAAATTTGAAGGGAATAGATCTAATGGTGGTTCCCGGTGTAGCCTTTAGCGAAGATAATTATCGGATAGGTTACGGTGCAGGTTTCTTTGACGCAACGTTGGCAGAGTATAATGGTATAACGGTTTCGCTAGTGTTGCCTCCTCAATCAATCCATAAATTTTCAAAGGATACGTGGGATAGACCGGTGAGGTATCTTATAAAATAGGATTTATGCTAAATAAACTTATAATGAATATGTTAGTTTTTCATTATGAGTTTATTTTTTTAATTACTTTATGTTAAACAATCTCATTTAGGTAATTATGATTATTCTAAAATTCTGTGTTAGCTCCTCTCAAATAGATATTTCTAGTAGCCCAGTCTATTGCTTAGAAG
It encodes the following:
- a CDS encoding 5-formyltetrahydrofolate cyclo-ligase; this encodes MLSKKEIRKMTLDKLKLYDYHSKITEEERLQAILFSKAYWNNSNSVAVTISMEHELSTDVIIQEALRSHKKVVVPRVSSGKLLWFDYIESLMSKSKFGILEPTQDENQAQNLKGIDLMVVPGVAFSEDNYRIGYGAGFFDATLAEYNGITVSLVLPPQSIHKFSKDTWDRPVRYLIK